From Saprospiraceae bacterium, one genomic window encodes:
- a CDS encoding gliding motility-associated C-terminal domain-containing protein encodes MMTGTLSIKIWPSVFMMLYAFGTLLGQTEYKMQNNLVHDCEGVLTHSEEGEDKNYDHNEDYTFTICIPGATFIYIDFGYFATERTYDVMTIYDGPDRNSPVLGTLSGILLPAPSFVARSGCVTIHFKSDDNITANGWRMNWRAEFELPPPPTIKIISNLECPLKDLVFELSFPVACDQLVPANFNVLGPGGAMVSEVTVLNCINGKATQFSLKFVPALDKPVSYRVSFVYQYIDECGKEHLLSSSLLFTLSNCPFSVDIYLKGDTVCQGACTELEAITTADFRQSFRYLWLPGGQTSNVIRVCDSVQTLYTVIATEIGTGLTDTAIFIYTPLQIPKILNPVRDTVCANTSNWMYQVDLVGGDFFSATIIPANRKTGIYEFWRRSGGNAITSDTVRYIAPNGCETSDVVFIFPIRAGADLKACVGDPPIRLSGGSPSGGFWSGSDLDPNGTFDPQVPGSYSFQYTAPNGCIASKKIDVFNNPKILNPVSDTVCASANNWQYLVDVPGGDFFSGIIPPNQRKTGLYEFWRMAGGDTLRVDTVTYVDPNGCKVRDTIFVLPVSAGAMQSVCQGSPPFNLTGASPSGGFWVGPYTDSTGRFNPIDTGTFTLVYQAFNGCQAEKTVRVNLIPSFLNPIQDTICASAPNWQYSTSITGGTFASSSIPPAQSRSGIYEFWRWSAGSGVHRDVVSYTAPNGCIVLDTVFIYPVYAGPTEAACQGSLSFQLNGGTPSGGFWSGPFVDSAGRFDPTLTGTYIINYQAPNGCISSKTVNVGDSISIAPMDTICHTQTIQLNASPRGGIWSGIGVIDSINGRVDATKAIANQWNRFVYKINGCQKTQDLFMTKPNAGADVHICLGQSKLSLPERGRWIGPGSYDYSKNEFLIDTLKEGKYNYILHFNSCRDTFALFVHDVQLDSQITNPFCFVDEEIDLNTILLPNLFPGSFTGNGVSLTDSVWTFNPQRAGPGKHTIVYESYGCPDSTELEVEIPISFMEYSFCDRSPPTILPISPTGGVWQGIGFLDENTGLFDPELSGLGRHKVSYITPAGCRADTIVEVIVFEQVEIQNVDLQYCFKNEDIPVTLAPPGGGFFINGVLSAPMFNPALLGTGNWELYYTKGTGACASFDRSYIRILAPITKRSSSVSDSICPGQRTTISIDAFGGSGGLTYTWDHGLGFGSSHIVDPLVSSWYVVTVTDQCSDPLIDSVYIKVYDPFVIDTMRGPDVCFGEETYVSINLDTAKYDIRWQTSPPAIGPRLSGKPGIYSVEITELATGCKQSTDIELPGAKPLSANFGITPNQPCIDIVDNTVEIIDLGVGYTSGTIDFGDGSAPVDLLSSGPIVHQYTDTGSFVITMRVMNDLGCEEVVQRIICVKNLVRVFIPTVFSPNGDGRQDFFEIFNVGVDILRWSVFDRFGARVFETNSGDDRWDGSFKGKQVVPGVYVVVIEYINSDNGKKEIFYGDITVIR; translated from the coding sequence ATGATGACTGGTACTCTGTCCATTAAAATTTGGCCAAGTGTATTCATGATGCTATATGCGTTCGGCACTCTTTTGGGTCAGACAGAGTACAAAATGCAAAACAATCTCGTGCACGATTGTGAGGGAGTGTTGACTCATAGTGAGGAAGGCGAGGATAAAAATTATGACCACAACGAAGATTACACATTTACCATTTGTATTCCAGGTGCCACTTTTATTTATATCGATTTTGGATATTTTGCAACTGAGCGGACTTATGATGTCATGACCATTTATGATGGTCCGGATCGAAATTCTCCCGTGTTGGGTACATTGAGTGGTATCTTATTACCGGCTCCTAGTTTTGTGGCAAGAAGTGGATGTGTTACCATTCATTTTAAAAGTGATGACAACATTACGGCCAACGGGTGGAGAATGAATTGGAGAGCCGAGTTTGAACTCCCACCACCACCAACGATCAAAATTATATCAAATCTTGAGTGCCCGTTGAAAGATTTGGTTTTTGAACTGAGTTTTCCGGTTGCCTGTGATCAATTGGTTCCGGCCAATTTTAATGTTCTGGGTCCAGGCGGGGCCATGGTTTCAGAGGTTACCGTTTTAAATTGTATCAATGGGAAAGCCACCCAATTCAGTTTAAAATTTGTTCCAGCTTTGGACAAGCCGGTCAGTTACAGGGTAAGTTTTGTATATCAATACATTGATGAATGCGGCAAAGAACATTTATTGAGCAGTAGTTTGTTGTTTACCCTTAGCAATTGTCCTTTTTCAGTCGATATTTATTTAAAAGGGGACACTGTCTGTCAGGGAGCTTGCACTGAATTAGAAGCCATAACTACCGCAGACTTTAGACAAAGCTTCCGCTATCTGTGGTTGCCTGGCGGACAGACAAGCAATGTCATTCGTGTGTGTGACAGCGTGCAAACTTTATACACAGTCATCGCAACGGAAATTGGTACAGGTCTTACAGACACCGCCATTTTCATTTATACTCCACTGCAAATTCCGAAAATCCTTAATCCTGTTAGGGATACCGTCTGCGCAAACACTTCGAATTGGATGTATCAGGTGGACTTAGTTGGAGGTGATTTTTTTTCTGCGACCATCATTCCGGCAAACAGGAAAACTGGAATATATGAATTTTGGCGCAGGTCAGGTGGAAATGCAATTACATCAGATACGGTCCGATATATCGCGCCCAATGGTTGTGAAACCTCCGATGTTGTTTTTATTTTTCCCATCCGGGCCGGAGCAGATTTGAAGGCTTGCGTTGGAGATCCTCCCATTCGTTTGTCAGGTGGGAGTCCATCAGGTGGATTTTGGAGTGGGTCTGATTTGGATCCCAACGGCACGTTTGATCCCCAAGTTCCGGGTAGTTATAGTTTTCAATACACAGCTCCCAACGGGTGCATCGCATCCAAAAAGATAGATGTTTTCAATAACCCAAAAATTCTAAATCCTGTTTCGGATACGGTTTGTGCCTCAGCCAATAATTGGCAATATCTTGTGGATGTTCCGGGTGGTGATTTTTTTTCAGGCATCATTCCTCCCAATCAGCGTAAAACAGGACTGTATGAATTTTGGAGGATGGCGGGAGGAGACACACTCAGAGTGGATACAGTTACTTATGTGGATCCAAACGGATGCAAGGTGCGTGATACCATCTTTGTATTGCCGGTAAGCGCAGGAGCCATGCAGTCTGTTTGCCAGGGATCTCCGCCATTCAATTTGACTGGAGCTTCTCCTTCCGGAGGATTTTGGGTCGGGCCATATACCGATTCAACCGGCAGATTTAATCCCATTGATACAGGAACATTTACTCTTGTTTATCAAGCATTCAATGGATGTCAGGCTGAAAAAACAGTCAGAGTAAATCTGATTCCCTCGTTCCTCAACCCGATTCAGGATACCATTTGTGCCTCTGCTCCAAATTGGCAATACAGCACAAGTATTACCGGCGGTACATTCGCATCTTCATCGATTCCACCTGCTCAAAGCAGATCTGGAATTTATGAATTCTGGCGTTGGTCAGCTGGTTCGGGAGTTCATAGAGACGTAGTGAGTTACACAGCACCTAACGGATGCATTGTATTGGATACCGTGTTTATTTATCCCGTTTATGCTGGACCCACAGAAGCTGCCTGCCAGGGCAGTCTTAGCTTTCAGTTAAATGGCGGCACTCCATCCGGAGGATTTTGGTCTGGCCCTTTTGTGGACTCAGCCGGAAGATTTGATCCGACGCTTACAGGAACCTATATCATCAATTATCAAGCACCCAATGGTTGCATCTCCTCCAAGACTGTCAATGTTGGAGATAGTATTTCCATTGCCCCAATGGATACAATCTGTCACACACAGACCATACAACTCAATGCATCTCCCAGAGGTGGTATTTGGTCAGGAATTGGAGTCATTGACAGCATCAACGGACGCGTGGATGCGACCAAAGCCATTGCCAATCAATGGAACCGTTTTGTGTATAAAATAAATGGATGCCAAAAAACACAAGACCTATTCATGACTAAACCCAATGCGGGTGCTGATGTGCATATATGTCTGGGGCAGAGCAAACTTTCTTTACCGGAAAGAGGCAGATGGATTGGACCGGGAAGCTATGATTATAGCAAAAATGAATTTCTAATTGATACTTTGAAGGAAGGGAAATACAATTATATTCTCCACTTCAATTCTTGCCGCGATACTTTTGCTTTATTTGTTCACGATGTGCAATTGGACTCTCAAATTACAAATCCATTTTGTTTTGTGGATGAGGAAATTGATCTCAATACCATTTTATTGCCCAATCTTTTTCCAGGCAGTTTTACAGGCAATGGTGTGAGTTTGACAGACAGTGTATGGACTTTTAATCCACAAAGAGCAGGCCCCGGAAAACACACCATTGTATATGAGTCTTACGGTTGTCCGGACAGCACGGAGCTGGAAGTGGAAATACCTATCAGCTTTATGGAGTACAGTTTTTGTGACCGCAGTCCACCCACTATTCTTCCAATTAGTCCTACAGGAGGTGTATGGCAGGGAATCGGATTTTTGGATGAAAATACCGGCTTGTTTGATCCGGAATTATCCGGACTTGGCAGACATAAAGTGAGCTATATAACTCCGGCAGGATGCAGAGCAGATACCATAGTTGAAGTCATCGTTTTTGAACAGGTCGAAATCCAAAATGTGGATTTGCAATATTGTTTTAAAAATGAAGACATTCCTGTGACCTTAGCTCCTCCGGGTGGAGGATTTTTTATCAATGGGGTACTTTCTGCACCCATGTTTAATCCAGCTCTTTTAGGTACTGGCAACTGGGAATTGTATTACACCAAAGGTACAGGAGCCTGTGCTTCTTTTGACCGGAGCTACATTCGGATTCTTGCACCCATTACCAAGAGAAGTTCGAGTGTTTCAGACTCAATTTGTCCTGGCCAACGTACCACAATTTCAATCGATGCCTTTGGGGGAAGCGGAGGCTTAACTTATACCTGGGACCATGGACTGGGATTTGGAAGCAGTCATATAGTGGATCCCTTGGTGAGCAGCTGGTATGTGGTTACAGTGACCGATCAATGTTCAGATCCATTGATCGACAGTGTATATATTAAAGTTTATGATCCATTTGTTATCGATACCATGAGGGGGCCGGATGTTTGCTTTGGAGAAGAGACCTATGTAAGCATCAATCTGGATACTGCAAAGTATGACATCCGGTGGCAGACCTCCCCTCCTGCGATTGGTCCTAGATTATCGGGCAAGCCCGGTATTTACTCTGTTGAGATTACTGAATTGGCCACGGGATGCAAGCAAAGTACCGATATAGAGCTCCCCGGAGCAAAACCTTTGTCAGCTAATTTTGGTATCACCCCCAACCAGCCCTGCATTGACATTGTGGACAATACGGTAGAAATTATTGATCTAGGTGTGGGATATACAAGCGGCACAATAGATTTTGGAGATGGATCAGCTCCGGTTGATTTATTAAGTTCAGGACCCATTGTCCATCAGTACACGGATACAGGTAGTTTTGTCATTACGATGCGGGTGATGAATGATTTAGGCTGTGAAGAAGTAGTGCAAAGAATTATTTGTGTAAAAAACCTGGTGCGTGTTTTCATACCGACTGTATTTAGTCCAAACGGAGATGGCCGGCAGGATTTCTTTGAAATATTTAATGTGGGTGTGGATATTTTGAGATGGTCGGTCTTTGATCGATTTGGCGCAAGGGTTTTTGAAACAAATTCCGGAGATGACCGTTGGGATGGTTCTTTTAAAGGGAAACAGGTTGTGCCAGGAGTCTATGTCGTAGTGATCGAATACATCAATTCAGACAATGGAAAGAAAGAAATTTTTTATGGTGATATTACCGTGATTCGATAA
- the fdhF gene encoding formate dehydrogenase subunit alpha, with protein MKNGLLITEFQNQEIRTKTAEIDGRKYEIQDGETILQFVKRHFGKNQIPTLCDAPNLEAFGSCRVCSVEVGRPGNRTLRTVASCHTPVEENMLIYTNSESIQNLRKNIIELVLTDHPLDCLTCEVNGNCELQDTAAVVGIRKVRYPEGKNHLDRQKDLSHPYMTSDLSKCIMCYRCVRACDEVQGQLVLSVMGRGFDSQIIKGNNQSFFDSECVSCGACAQACPTSAISDVFQSKALVGQDKVRTVCTYCGVGCNLEVSVKNGEILSIQAPYNAEVNKGHTCLKGRFAFKFYKHPERIKHPMIRKNGVLERVSWEEAYDFIASKLKEIKSKYGPNAIGGISSARCTNEENYLMQKFIRVVIGTNNIDGCARVCHSPTALGLQRTFGTGAATNSIEDIPLADAIMIIGANPTDGHPVTGAKLKQHAMKGKTTIVIDPRRTEMAKYATHHLQLRPGTNVAVLNMMLYYIIEEGLVNKHFIDQRTEGFEDFKNNILCLNIRELEEVSGVSREQAREAAIAYATAGNAMCFHGLGVTEHYQGTYTVMMIADLAMITGNIGRPGVGVNPLRGQNNVQGMADMGVQPYQGAGYLDLKDPAVLAKYDQFYGAELPKEIGMKIPEMYNAAIAGEFKAMWVMGEDMAQSDPNTNKVIKALKSLELLVVQELFLTETTELAHVVLPGASFLEKSGTFTNGERRIQKVHQVVKPIGEAKVDGQIVVDIMNRMGYAQEDYDPKKLLEEISQIVPFFAGVKWDELGDNGKQWPVLADGSDTKILHRDEFKRGKGKFVFKEYVETPEILDHAAEFPYILTTNRVLEHYNVGTMTRRTGNAEIITEDILMIHPEDAQKNNITDGDYVAVESARGEVKIKAVVTDEVKPGILSTTFHFPELMLNLVTSDISDEIAMCPEYKVVSCRIRKAS; from the coding sequence ATGAAAAACGGCTTGTTGATCACAGAATTCCAGAACCAGGAAATCCGGACCAAGACCGCTGAAATCGATGGTCGCAAATACGAGATTCAGGATGGAGAAACGATCCTCCAATTTGTCAAAAGACATTTTGGTAAAAACCAGATCCCCACGCTTTGCGACGCTCCCAATCTGGAAGCTTTCGGTTCCTGCCGGGTCTGCAGTGTTGAAGTGGGTCGCCCCGGCAATAGGACACTCCGGACCGTGGCTTCCTGCCACACGCCGGTAGAAGAAAATATGCTGATCTATACCAACAGCGAGTCCATTCAAAATCTTCGCAAAAACATCATCGAGCTGGTCCTTACTGATCATCCGCTGGATTGCCTGACCTGCGAAGTCAATGGCAATTGCGAATTACAAGACACAGCTGCTGTGGTGGGAATCCGTAAAGTCAGATATCCGGAAGGAAAAAATCACTTGGATAGACAAAAAGACCTGAGCCATCCATACATGACTTCCGATTTATCCAAATGCATCATGTGCTATCGCTGTGTCCGGGCATGCGATGAGGTGCAGGGTCAACTGGTGCTCAGTGTCATGGGCAGAGGGTTCGACAGCCAGATCATCAAGGGTAACAATCAAAGTTTCTTTGATTCGGAATGTGTGAGTTGCGGTGCCTGTGCGCAGGCTTGTCCCACTTCTGCCATTTCAGATGTGTTCCAGTCCAAGGCACTGGTCGGACAAGATAAAGTGCGCACCGTTTGTACTTACTGTGGTGTTGGATGCAATTTGGAAGTCAGTGTTAAAAATGGGGAAATACTCAGCATTCAGGCCCCTTACAACGCTGAAGTCAATAAGGGCCATACTTGTCTTAAAGGAAGATTTGCTTTCAAATTTTATAAACATCCAGAGCGGATCAAACATCCCATGATTCGCAAGAATGGTGTTCTGGAGCGCGTGAGCTGGGAGGAAGCCTATGATTTCATTGCTTCAAAACTAAAAGAAATAAAATCCAAATATGGTCCAAACGCCATCGGAGGAATCTCTTCCGCCCGTTGTACCAATGAGGAAAATTATCTGATGCAGAAATTTATCCGCGTGGTGATAGGTACAAACAATATTGATGGTTGTGCCAGGGTTTGTCATTCACCGACGGCACTTGGATTGCAGCGTACTTTTGGAACCGGCGCTGCCACCAATTCCATTGAAGACATTCCATTGGCAGATGCGATCATGATCATTGGTGCAAATCCCACCGATGGACACCCAGTAACCGGTGCCAAGCTCAAGCAGCATGCCATGAAGGGCAAGACAACGATCGTCATTGATCCGAGAAGAACCGAGATGGCCAAATATGCCACACACCACCTGCAGTTAAGACCGGGCACCAATGTGGCCGTACTCAATATGATGCTCTATTACATCATCGAGGAAGGTCTAGTCAACAAGCATTTTATCGATCAAAGGACAGAGGGTTTCGAAGATTTTAAAAACAATATTCTCTGCTTAAACATCCGCGAACTGGAAGAAGTATCTGGCGTAAGCAGAGAACAAGCCCGTGAAGCCGCCATTGCATACGCCACTGCTGGCAATGCAATGTGTTTTCACGGATTGGGTGTTACCGAACATTATCAAGGTACTTACACCGTAATGATGATCGCCGATCTGGCCATGATCACCGGAAACATCGGAAGACCCGGAGTTGGTGTGAATCCTTTGAGAGGACAAAACAATGTACAGGGTATGGCCGATATGGGTGTGCAACCCTATCAGGGAGCAGGTTATCTGGATTTGAAAGATCCTGCTGTTCTGGCCAAATATGATCAGTTTTATGGGGCGGAATTGCCCAAAGAAATCGGCATGAAAATTCCCGAAATGTACAATGCCGCCATTGCCGGTGAATTTAAAGCCATGTGGGTGATGGGTGAAGACATGGCTCAATCAGACCCCAACACGAACAAGGTTATTAAAGCTTTGAAATCATTGGAATTGTTGGTCGTTCAGGAATTGTTTTTAACAGAAACTACTGAGTTGGCACACGTGGTATTGCCCGGAGCATCTTTTCTTGAAAAATCTGGGACTTTTACCAACGGTGAAAGAAGAATTCAAAAAGTGCACCAGGTGGTCAAACCAATCGGCGAAGCCAAAGTGGACGGACAAATCGTGGTGGATATCATGAATCGAATGGGATATGCCCAGGAGGATTACGATCCAAAAAAATTGCTGGAAGAAATATCCCAAATTGTGCCATTCTTTGCTGGTGTCAAATGGGATGAATTGGGCGATAATGGAAAACAATGGCCTGTGCTGGCGGACGGTTCTGATACCAAAATTTTGCATCGGGATGAGTTTAAAAGAGGTAAAGGAAAATTCGTCTTCAAAGAATATGTGGAGACGCCTGAAATTTTGGATCACGCTGCAGAGTTTCCTTACATCCTCACCACCAACAGGGTTCTGGAGCATTACAATGTCGGTACCATGACGCGACGCACAGGAAACGCAGAAATCATCACTGAAGACATTCTGATGATCCATCCAGAAGACGCACAAAAAAATAATATTACAGATGGAGATTATGTCGCAGTCGAATCTGCCAGAGGAGAGGTAAAAATCAAAGCTGTGGTGACCGATGAGGTAAAACCGGGCATCCTCAGCACAACCTTTCATTTTCCTGAACTGATGCTCAATCTGGTTACTTCAGATATCAGTGATGAAATTGCGATGTGTCCGGAGTACAAAGTGGTGTCTTGTAGAATCCGCAAAGCATCTTAA
- a CDS encoding sel1 repeat family protein: MIEKISNSEHAKEFYFLWGGSHFGMWKEAPELFQQYLNLKISKEIENSWQKEIFDNLIKDLLSSSPQDLGSKFYHLKHSIAKDKYYITESIEVLKKIYNKISIDQIPLMLVSLIGNNATRNHGGLIFMAFDQKLKSVALKFYEFAKYYLDLAKINKISTVHIKSDLVDVIKYCNIKESKEYINNLINEDNIEKFGYYLEGALENNIYSMKQLAYHYFKGLGCTKDINESIKWYKKAASLGDADAYDQMKKITDRTWFEITWLKSKYQKLFISKSIKF, encoded by the coding sequence TCGGAGCATGCTAAAGAATTTTATTTTTTATGGGGAGGTAGCCATTTTGGAATGTGGAAAGAAGCTCCAGAATTATTTCAGCAATATTTAAACTTGAAGATTTCAAAAGAAATTGAAAATTCTTGGCAAAAGGAAATTTTTGACAATTTAATTAAAGATTTATTATCCTCAAGTCCACAAGACTTAGGCTCAAAATTTTATCATTTAAAACATTCAATTGCAAAAGACAAATACTATATTACTGAGTCAATTGAAGTTCTAAAAAAAATCTACAATAAAATATCTATTGATCAGATTCCGCTAATGTTGGTTTCACTAATTGGAAATAATGCCACTAGAAATCATGGCGGACTAATTTTCATGGCATTTGATCAAAAATTAAAAAGTGTAGCTCTCAAGTTTTATGAATTTGCCAAGTATTATTTGGATCTTGCTAAAATTAATAAAATATCAACTGTGCATATTAAAAGCGATCTTGTAGATGTTATTAAATATTGTAATATAAAAGAATCCAAAGAGTATATAAATAATCTTATTAATGAGGACAATATTGAAAAATTTGGTTATTATTTGGAAGGAGCGTTAGAAAATAACATTTATTCAATGAAGCAGTTAGCCTACCACTATTTTAAAGGTTTAGGATGCACTAAAGATATAAATGAAAGCATCAAATGGTATAAAAAAGCGGCTTCACTAGGGGATGCAGATGCATATGATCAGATGAAAAAAATAACTGATAGAACTTGGTTTGAAATAACTTGGCTTAAAAGTAAATATCAAAAATTATTCATTTCAAAAAGTATTAAATTCTAA